One genomic window of Ziziphus jujuba cultivar Dongzao chromosome 4, ASM3175591v1 includes the following:
- the LOC107416518 gene encoding WPP domain-interacting tail-anchored protein 1 → MMDSRSEEQVDVEMDSNDGHEASFSVDHGDTGYPEAELNKVNFVERLSSNGESIGELGKVSEVITRLELDLARSSEKLVNLSVLMMHVATREGDFEALASDKGHTSVESEEKALEFDLLSGILDSEVGELNKFLAVLQMEFSDACELLSSCTRLEENFIEIEKRLHDSEQSLKQSQDQLSEIRMQSTKLQRTLLCFNREENWIGDKGVGFVEAEQFLDVNAKINMQTAEQQRHILRMLEKSLEKEMDLEKKLTESRQIEEELKLRLHSSEEEVYCMEDETANVWERWLEADNASAVLMGLSKELLGRLQILQLNLNGLAKKEAELRSKLEVSMQELEAKETTSNKFESSSAELNDFFLAQTDNLKSSLREAEDKLILANSEAFTLREKLSSLEKQLKESEFQLLNAKVSVDGSHEQHNALLSKVSGVENVIADLKEEISKAECRAQSSEAKCKLLAETNLELIQELDLLKSSGDASAKVDSLERQLRESDIKLQHAIASAEAGQEKQKLLCSTIGDMENVIEKLKHKASKAESLADSTEDKCIILSESNAELTEELNFLRGKVECLEGSLQQAAETKRATAKDIGIQTEAITNLVMQLALERERLHKQISTLAMENKILILKVQHTNSHPSVVVGHSNIRNDNELVFSKHDLACTNKEEVTELSSAGSKMDKSQKNVPFGETETGPVDSSSELETVRRIDAGLLNFKHLFLAFLIVIISAAAYVLQQQNSSF, encoded by the exons ATGATGGATTCAAGATCAGAAGAACAAGTGGACGTGGAAATGGATTCTAATGATGGTCATGAAGCAAGTTTTTCTGTTGATCATGGTGATACCGGTTACCCAGAGGCAGAGTTGAATAAAGTTAACTTTGTCGAAAGACTTTCATCTAATGGAGAGTCTATTGGAGAATTAGGAAAAGTTAGCGAGGTTATAACCAGACTGGAATTAGATTTAGCACGTTCTTCTGAGAAGTTGGTTAATTTAAGTGTGCTTATGATGCATGTAGCGACAAGGGAAGGTGATTTTGAAGCCCTTGCTTCTGACAAGGGTCATACATCAGTTGAATCTGAAGAGAAGGCTTTGGAATTTGATCTCTTATCTGGAATTTTAGATTCAGAGGTGGGAGAACTGAATAAATTCCTGGCTGTACTTCAAATGGAGTTTAGTGATGCTTGTGAGCTGCTGTCTTCATGCACTCGCTTGGaagaaaatttcatagaaattgaaaaaaggCTGCATGATTCTGAACAATCTTTGAAACAATCACAAGATCAGCTTTCTGAAATTAGGATGCAATCTACAAAGTTGCAGAGGACGTTGTTGTGTTTCAACAGAGAAGAAAATT GGATTGGTGACAAAGGTGTAGGCTTTGTTGAGGCTGAACAATTTTTGGATGTGAATGCAAAGATAAATATGCAAACTGCTGAACAACAAAGACATATACTGAGGATGCTGGAGAAATCATTGGAAAAAGAGATGGATCTTGAAAAGAAGTTGACTGAATCAAGACAAATTGAAGAAGAGCTGAAACTAAGGCTGCACTCATCTGAAGAAGAGGTATACTGCATGGAGGATGAAACAGCAAATGTTTGGGAAAGGTGGCTTGAGGCAGATAATGCATCTGCAGTTCTTATGGGTCTTTCAAAAGAACTGTTGGGTCGACTGCAGATTCTCCAGCTCAACTTGAACGGTTTAGCCAAAAAAGAGGCTGAACTTAGATCAAAGCTTGAAGTTTCCATGCAAGAACTGGAAGCTAAGGAAACTACTTCAAACAAGTTTGAAAGCAGCAGTGCTGAACTTAATGACTTCTTTCTTGCACAGACAGACAACTTAAAATCCAGCTTGAGGGAAGCTGAAGATAAATTAATTCTTGCCAATTCCGAGGCCTTTACTTTAAGAGAAAAGTTAAGTTCACTTGAGAAGCAGCTTAAGGAATCTGAATTTCAGCTCCTAAATGCAAAGGTTTCTGTAGATGGAAGTCATGAGCAGCATAATGCTCTACTATCTAAAGTTAGTGGAGTGGAAAATGTTATTGCAGatttaaaagaagaaatatcTAAAGCTGAATGTAGGGCTCAGAGCTCAGAGGCCAAGTGCAAATTATTAGCAGAGACTAATCTGGAACTTATTCAAGAGCTGGATCTTCTTAAGAGCAGCGGTGATGCCTCTGCAAAGGTGGATTCTCTTGAGAGGCAGCTGAGAGAATCTGATATCAAGCTACAGCATGCAATTGCATCAGCTGAAGCAGGTCAGGAGAAGCAAAAATTGTTGTGTTCTACAATTGGTGACATGGAAAATGTTATTGAAAAGCTGAAGCATAAGGCTTCAAAAGCTGAAAGTCTGGCGGACAGTACAGAGGACAAGTGTATCATATTATCTGAATCTAATGCAGAACTAACTGAGGAACTTAACTTTTTGAGGGGTAAAGTGGAATGCTTGGAGGGTTCCTTGCAACAAGCTGCTGAAACAAAGAGGGCTACTGCAAAGGACATTGGTATCCAGACCGAAGCAATTACAAATTTGGTCATGCAACTAGCTCTTGAAAGAGAGCGCCTTCATAAGCAG ATTTCTACATTagcaatggaaaataaaattttgatactgAAGGTACAGCATACCAACAGCCATCCCTCTGTAGTTGTGGGCCACAGTAATATACGAAATGATAATGAACTTGTATTCTCAAAGCATGATTTGGCTTGCACAAACAAGGAAGAAGTTACAGAGTTGTCTTCTGCTGGTTCTAAG ATGGATAAGAGTCAGAAAAATGTACCTTTTGGTGAGACTGAAACGGGACCTGTAGATTCTTCGTCTGAGCTTGAGACCGTGAGAAGAATTGATGCAGGACTCTTGAATTTTAAGCATCTTTTCTTGGCATTCCTCATTGTAATTATTTCGGCTGCAGCTTATGTGTTACAACAACAGAACTCCTCATTCTGA